In a single window of the Hydrogenobaculum sp. 3684 genome:
- the mtaB gene encoding tRNA (N(6)-L-threonylcarbamoyladenosine(37)-C(2))-methylthiotransferase MtaB, giving the protein MKFKIINLGCRMNQFDGDFISSWLLKHGYEKSEIPDIYIINTCSVTSQADRSSRQAIYQAKKENPNAIVIATGCYAQTQKEALEKLKEVDIVLGNANRTDILEAIKNHLDTKQKLSYVDNIFRQNDITFQEDIIFENHRPFLKIQEGCNSFCSFCIIPFARGKSRSVDEELVIKSVQNLYEKGYKEVVLTGTQLSQYGHDKGTSLYKLLKKLLKIPIFIRLSSMNVNEIKTDKKLLELITEEPNIMPHFHLSLQSASDRLLKAMRREYTLKEYEEVVNFIIKKRPISAIGTDIIVGFPTENQEDFNITYNFLKDFPFAYLHIFTYSDRPLTKAQRLTPKVDSNTKKERSKLLHNLDQEKRERFRASMKGKTLRAITISPDKALTENYIELTPKDLNIDKFEKINDIIMIRL; this is encoded by the coding sequence ATGAAATTTAAAATTATAAACTTAGGCTGTAGGATGAATCAGTTTGATGGGGACTTCATAAGCTCTTGGCTTTTAAAACATGGTTATGAAAAATCAGAAATACCAGATATTTATATAATAAACACCTGCAGCGTTACCTCTCAAGCGGATAGAAGCTCAAGACAAGCCATTTACCAGGCCAAAAAAGAAAACCCAAACGCTATAGTAATAGCTACAGGCTGCTATGCCCAAACTCAAAAAGAGGCTTTGGAAAAACTAAAAGAAGTGGATATAGTACTTGGAAACGCCAATAGAACAGATATATTAGAAGCTATAAAAAACCATTTGGACACAAAACAAAAACTCTCTTACGTAGATAATATCTTTAGACAAAACGATATAACCTTTCAAGAGGATATTATATTTGAAAACCACAGGCCTTTTTTGAAAATCCAAGAAGGATGTAACAGTTTTTGCAGTTTTTGTATAATACCTTTTGCCAGAGGTAAATCAAGAAGCGTAGATGAAGAGCTTGTTATCAAAAGCGTACAAAACCTATATGAAAAAGGCTACAAAGAGGTAGTCCTTACCGGTACACAGCTAAGCCAATATGGACACGATAAAGGCACTTCACTTTATAAGCTTTTAAAAAAACTTTTAAAAATACCAATATTTATAAGGCTTTCTTCTATGAATGTAAATGAGATTAAAACAGATAAAAAGCTTTTAGAGCTTATAACAGAAGAGCCAAATATTATGCCTCATTTTCATCTTTCTCTTCAAAGCGCCAGCGATAGGCTATTAAAAGCTATGAGAAGAGAATACACGCTAAAAGAGTATGAAGAAGTGGTAAATTTTATAATAAAAAAAAGACCAATAAGTGCCATTGGTACAGATATAATAGTAGGTTTTCCCACAGAAAACCAAGAAGATTTCAATATCACCTACAATTTTTTAAAAGATTTTCCTTTTGCTTACCTTCATATATTCACATATTCAGATAGACCCCTTACGAAAGCCCAAAGACTAACACCAAAAGTAGATTCAAACACCAAAAAAGAGCGCTCAAAACTTCTTCATAACCTTGATCAAGAAAAAAGGGAACGCTTTAGAGCATCTATGAAAGGTAAAACCCTAAGAGCCATCACCATATCCCCTGACAAAGCCCTTACAGAAAACTATATAGAACTAACCCCAAAAGACTTAAATATAGATAAATTTGAAAAAATAAATGATATAATAATGATACGCTTATGA
- a CDS encoding molybdenum cofactor biosynthesis protein MoaE: MIPKVSIGVEFIAREEDILRAVPKEVGASLTFLGIARASKEDGDIVELFYEAHEPMALKIFHDIRLKAIKDFSLIDAYIYHKIGSVKVGEVSFFVLVLGSHRDEVYKGSRFIVDEVKKEAPIWKKEVFKDGSSKWVMGA; encoded by the coding sequence ATGATTCCTAAGGTATCTATAGGTGTAGAGTTTATAGCTAGGGAAGAAGATATACTAAGAGCTGTCCCAAAAGAAGTAGGGGCCTCTTTGACGTTTCTTGGTATAGCAAGAGCTTCAAAAGAAGACGGGGACATCGTAGAGCTTTTCTATGAAGCCCATGAACCCATGGCTTTAAAAATTTTTCACGATATAAGATTAAAAGCCATAAAGGATTTTTCTCTTATAGATGCCTATATCTATCATAAGATAGGTAGTGTAAAAGTAGGAGAGGTGTCTTTTTTTGTGCTGGTGCTTGGATCTCACCGAGATGAGGTTTACAAAGGTTCAAGGTTTATAGTGGATGAGGTAAAAAAAGAAGCACCCATATGGAAAAAGGAGGTTTTCAAAGATGGAAGCTCAAAATGGGTCATGGGTGCATGA
- the moaA gene encoding GTP 3',8-cyclase MoaA, whose protein sequence is MEAQNGSWVHEITYLRISITDKCNMKCSYCRPINIDYISHKDMLSYEEIRDIVLVMKDFGLKKVRITGGEPLVRPQVWNLVSLLKATNLESISMTTNGTYLKDYAKLLKEAGLDTINISLDTLDENKFKHVTKSDIKPVLEGIYEASALGFNIKLNTVLIRNFNDSEIIPLVEFAKGVRARIRFIELMPVGKLDFFNRSKIFYNDEVFKLLEKTYGKLTALPPDGSKSAKRFLIESINTEVGFISPISSPFCDGCSKLRLTPEGTIMYCLRTNSGINIKKIIREEGLEAFRKLMPDIIRQKNISNEYIINNDYSFLDCNRAMTSIGG, encoded by the coding sequence ATGGAAGCTCAAAATGGGTCATGGGTGCATGAAATAACATATCTTCGGATATCTATCACCGACAAATGCAATATGAAATGCTCTTACTGTAGACCTATCAATATAGATTATATATCCCACAAAGATATGCTATCTTACGAAGAGATAAGAGATATAGTGCTTGTAATGAAGGATTTTGGACTTAAAAAAGTAAGAATTACAGGTGGAGAACCCCTCGTAAGACCTCAAGTGTGGAATCTTGTATCTTTATTAAAAGCCACAAACTTAGAATCTATTTCAATGACCACCAACGGCACATATCTAAAAGATTATGCAAAACTTCTAAAAGAAGCTGGTCTTGATACTATAAATATAAGCTTAGATACACTAGATGAAAATAAATTTAAACATGTCACCAAAAGCGATATAAAACCCGTTTTAGAAGGCATTTATGAGGCTTCAGCTTTAGGTTTTAACATAAAATTAAATACAGTTTTGATAAGGAATTTCAACGACTCTGAAATAATACCCCTTGTGGAATTTGCAAAGGGTGTAAGGGCAAGGATAAGGTTTATAGAGCTAATGCCAGTGGGAAAGCTTGATTTTTTCAATAGATCAAAGATATTTTACAATGATGAGGTTTTTAAGCTTTTAGAAAAGACCTACGGAAAATTAACGGCACTACCTCCAGATGGTTCTAAAAGCGCCAAAAGGTTTCTAATAGAGTCTATAAACACAGAAGTGGGTTTTATAAGTCCAATATCAAGCCCTTTTTGCGATGGATGTTCAAAGCTAAGGCTCACTCCAGAGGGTACTATCATGTATTGCCTTAGAACCAACAGCGGTATAAATATAAAAAAGATTATAAGAGAAGAGGGTTTAGAGGCTTTTAGAAAACTAATGCCAGATATCATAAGACAAAAAAATATATCCAACGAATACATTATAAACAACGATTATAGCTTTTTGGATTGCAACAGAGCTATGACATCAATAGGTGGATAA